GACCTCGTCCGCGTCGAAGCCGGTGAGATGATACCAGCTGACGGCGAAGTTCTGGAAGGACTCGGCAGCGTTGACGAATCAGCCATCACAGGTGAGTCTGCCCCCGTCATTCGCGGAGCAGGCGGGGATTTCAGCTCGGTGACTGGCGGCACCAAACTGCTGTCCGACGAGCTCATCATTCGCATTACGGTCGACCCTGGCGAGTCGTTTCTCGACAAGATGATTGGTCTCGTGGAGGGTGCAAGCAGACAGAAGACCCCGAATGAGTTGGCACTGTCTGTCCTGCTCGCGGGTCTGACGTTGATATTCCTGATTGTCGTTGTGACGCTCGAACCGCTTGCGCACTACGTCCATCACACCATCGACGTGGCCACCTTGATTGCACTTTTGGTGTGTCTGATTCCGACCACGATTGGCGCCCTCTTATCGGCCATCGGGATTGCCGGAATGGACAGGGTTATCCGCTTCAACGTGATTGCCAAGTCGGGTAAAGCGGTGGAAGCTGCCGGCGACGTCAATACACTCATCCTTGATAAGACAGGTACCATCACCATTGGCAATCGACTTGCGAGCGAGTTCTTGCCGGTCGGGAGTCACTCGGAGCGGGAATTGATTGAAGCAGCGGTGATTTCGTCGCTGTTCGACGAGACGCCAGAAGGCAGGTCCGTTGTCGAACTCGCCAAGGAGAAGGATGTCACGTTCGTTCGCGAGCAGTACAGCGAGGCCGAGAACGTTGAATTTAGCGCGGATACCCGAATGAGTGGATTGAACCTGCCGGACGGAACCATCATCCGCAAAGGGGCCGTTGACGCCATTAAAAAGCACGTGACGGAGAAAGGCGGATTAGTCCCAAACGATTTAGATGAGAAAACCGAATACGTGGCGAGAGCGGGCGGCACACCGCTTGCGGTCATCAAGGACAAGGAGATTTTCGGGCTCATCTATTTGAAAGACATCGTAAAACCCGGCATGAGGGAGCGCTTTGAAGAGCTCCGCAAGATGGGCATTAAGACGGTCATGTGCACCGGGGACAACCCGCTCACGGCCGCGACCATCGCGCAGGAAGCGGGCGTCGATGACTACATCGCGGAAGCGAAACCTGAGGACAAGATGCGCCTCATTCGAAATGAACAGGAGCAGGGGAAATTGGTTGCGATGTCCGGTGATGGCACAAACGATGCTCCGGCGCTGGCTCAAGCGGACGTAGGGCTTGCCATGAACACGGGCACGACGGCGGCCAAGGAAGCAGGGAACATGATAGACCTTGATTCCGACCCCACAAAGCTGATTGAAGTGGTGTCGATTGGCAAGCAACTGCTCATCACCCGCGGCGCCATCACGACGTTTTCAATTGCCAATGATGTGGCCAAATACTTCGCCATCATCCCGGCTATCTTTATGATTGCGATTCCGGCCCTCAAGGTCTTAAACATCATGCATCTCACGAGCTGGCATAGTGCGATTCTGTCCGCATTGATTTTCAACGCCATCATTATTCCGCTGCTGATACCCCTTGCCATGAAGGGTATTAAGTATCGTCCGATGAGTGCCACGCAGATGTTAATGCGAAACCTGCTCATCTACGGTATGGGCGGCGTTGTTGCGCCGTTTATCGGCATCAAGGTAATTGACCTTCTGCTCACGATGCTTGGCGTGGCCAATATAGGAGGAGTTTGACATGGTCAATTTCTGGCGCGCGTTTCGGTTTACGATTGTCTTTGCCATACTCTTGGGGCTTATTTACCCGCTGTTTGTTACAGGCGTCGGCAACGTCCTGTTTCCGTTTCAAGCCAAGGGAAGTATCGTTGATGCCAAAGGTCATGCTGTGGGTTCACTGCTGATTGCACAAAACGTGACCAGTCCCGGTTTGTTTCACCCACGCCCGTCTGCAGTCAATTACAACGCGAGTGGTTCTGGAGGGTCAAACCTTGGACCGACGAATCCTGCGTTGGTCCAAGAAGTAAAGAACAATTTGCAAGTCGTGGAACAGCAAAACCCCGGGACTCCTGTTGCAACAATCCCACCTGAAATGGTGGAATCATCAGCTTCAGGGCTTGACCCGGACATTTCAGTACAGGACGCCATGATTCAAGTACCGCGCATCTCAAAAGCCACAGGCATCAGTGAGGCCGTTTTAACGGATCTCATCAACCGGTACAAGCAAGGACCGGTGCTTGGCATCTGGGGCACTCACATGGTCAACGTGATGCAACTGAACCTGGTGATTGAACAACGCCTAGGACAGTAATTCGTCCGCCGCAGAGAGCATTGGGGTTTTTCAGAGCAGATGCTGAATAGAGCATCGTTCCCCGCAGGGAACCTATGCCGGACACGGACATAGGGTCCGTCAGAGCAGATACTGCGGGATACGGAGCATCGGGTTCCTTCGAACACGCATGCGGACACGGAGCGTCGATTCCCTCAGAGCACGTCGGAAGGCGGTTAGACCTAGGATGTCATCGAACACTGGGGAAGTCTTTGGCACAAATCCGGGGCAACTTAAGATTTTTATTGGCGCTGCCCCAGGTGTAGGGAAGACCTACACGATGCTTCGGGAAGCCGTATCTTTGAAAGAACGGGGCATCGATGTTGTGATTGGCTACGTAGATGTACGAGACAGGCCGGAAACAAGAGCACAGATGGACGGCCTGGAGGTCCTCCCGCGGAAAATTATCCACTTCCATCACAGGGTCTTCGAAGAGGTGGACATTGAAGCGATTACAGAACGAGGTCCTGACGTTGTCGTCATTGATGAGCTGGCGCACAGCAATGCCCCAGGCTCTATGTTTCCAAAGCGATATATGGATGTCGAATACCTGCTCGACATGGGAATCTCCGTCCTCACAACAGTCAATGTGCAGCACATTGAAGGGATTCACGACGAAGCAGAGGAAATCACGGGCATCCCTGTCCGAGAACTCATACCGGAATCTCTCATCAAACGCGCAGATGAAGTGTCCGTCATCGATGTCACTCCGGAAACACTGCGCCAGCGTTTGCGGGATGGGAGCATTTATCCAGCAGACAGGGTTGACCAGGCACTGCAGAATTTCTTCCGCAAGTCGAACCTGTCCGGTCTTCGTGAACTGGCCCTGCGCGTGGTAGCGGAGGACGTGGATGAGCGTCTTGAGCGCTCCTACTCAAGACGCAGGATTCCCGGCCCAGTAGGTGCCAAAGAGGTCATTATGGTTTGCGTCAGCCACTATCCTCGGGCCGTAAAATTGATTGGCCGCGGTGACCGCATGGCAGCGCGCATGAAGGCGGATATGTACGTGCTGTTTATTGCAGGAGGCGGCGAAGATTCTCTTTCGGAGAAGGAGAGGGCCAATCTCGTCAAGTTAAAGACCTTGGCGGATGAGTGCGAGGGGGAGTTCATTATCGAGCCTCGCAATGACAGGAAAACCGGTGAAGTCATTGCCGATGTAGCCTCACGTTACAACGTGACTCAGATTGTCATCGGGCAGCCGGCGCCAGACCGCAAATGGGAACTCTGGCGAGAAAATCCGGTGCGCTATCTGCTTCGCAACCTGCGCTATACAGACCTTCGAATTGTAGGGTGGCGAGATCCGCCGGACACGATGTTGAAGCTGCCGAAATCAAGCGAGGTGCAGAGCGACGGCAGCCAGTCTCCACGTCTTCGCGGAAGACTGACCATTTACGTCGGAGCCGCCCCTGGAGTTGGTAAGACGTATAAAATGCTTCAGGATGCGCGGGACTGGCGCAAGCGTGGTTGGGATGTGGTCATCGGCTTGATTGAGACGCACGGTCGAGCGGAAACGGCGGCTCAGATTGGTGACTTGGAGGTCATTTCAAAAAGGGAAATTCTGCTCGAAGGAGGACGGACGTATGACGAGATGGACGTCGACGCCATTGTGCGCCGCAAACCATCGATTGTCCTCGTTGATGAATTGGCGCATACAAACGTCCCCGGTTGCAGACGAGAGAAGCGGTATCAAGACATCCAGTATCTGCTTGAACAGGGCATTAACGTTGTGACCGCTGTCAACGTCCAGCACCTTGAGAGTTTGCACGATAAAGTCGAGCACATTACAGGGATCAAAGTTCGCGAACGTATACCAGACTGGTTCATGAAGTTGGCCCGCGAAATCAAGCTGATAGACGTCACTCCAGAGACCCTGCAACAAAGGCTCGTGGAAGGACGCATCTATGCGCGAGACAAGATAGAACGCGCGCTTGACAATTTCTTTCAAACGGCGAATTTAGCCGCGTTACGCGAATTGGCGCTGCTGGAAGTGGCGGATGATGTGGACCAGCGCATCGACAGGGCAAGAAAGTCAAGAAAATGGAGCCAGGATACGGAGCGCATCCTTGTCTGCGTCAACCACCGCCCCCATTCTGAAAAGCTCATTCGTCGCGGCTGGCGGATTGCCGACCGCCTCCAGGCGGAACTTTGGGTACTCGTCGTCTCGAGCGAAGAGGTCATGAATCCCGAAGATGAGCGTGATTTCGCGAAGATTAAGCATTTAAGTGAACAATTCGACGCCAATTTTCTCTCGAGGCCTGCTGTCAATCACAACATTGGTCTGACGATTGTACAAACGGCGATGGAACTTGAGGTCTCGCAACTGGTCGCGGGCCAACCGCTCGCACAGCGCGGGGTGTTTTCACGCTTTCGACCGAATCCTCCAGATTACGTTCTTGAGCATGCCGAATTCGTTGACCTGCACATTGTCGCCTATGAACGAGACTAAACGGCCTGCAGTAATTTGTGAAGATGTGTTTGATCTACAAGCAGTTAAGGTCTGCCTAAAAACCTCAGATTTTCCCGACCAACGAGTCGTTCATTGGTCGTTTGGATCGTAATAGCACCTAAAGAGGGGCCTCCTACAATCGCGGTCTGCGGTTGGTATAGACGGTGAATGCATGCATCATATAGAATTCTGAATATTTACTGTATAATTAAGAATTGAAGGAATGCTGCCCGATGAAACTGGTTCCGATCGCACTTGACGGAAACGGGGAAGGAGTGCTGAGAGATGTCGGACAGGTTTCTACTGAAGAAGTGTAAGAAACGCCCGAGGCATGCACAGGTGCCGATGACGAGGGTAGTACCTTGTCGTGGTGCGAACATCATAGCTTCTCCAGATCTGCGAATGACGGAGAGCGGCGACAAATGCCTCAACACGTCGTATCAATACCATCCGATCGAGCAAAACATTGACCAATGGAACGAAAATGATGACATTTGGATACTCGAGAAACAAGTCTCTCGTGAGAACGTTACCCTAGCTCTCAGTGTATTGTTATCAGCGTGTCTACTGGCCGGGCAGATTACGGTATGGATTTTAACGAGTCCAGGTCCTTCGAAACGAAGCATGACCCATAAATCGCACCGCGCGTCTCCCCCAGACAATCGCACTTCACAGGACCTTGTGGAGATAACAGGCAATGAATCCAAGAAAACGATAGGGTAGTTCGCGTCAAGATACCAGCAGCTGCGATTACCCACACTAAGCTACTGTAGATCAAACACCTGATGCCAGTGAGGCCGTTGATCCCAACTTGTGGGTTTGTTGAAGGCTCAACGTTGACGGTAGGTCGTCTCGTATGCGCGAATTGCGTACCGCAAGTCATACCTCCGTCAACGGGCGACTCCGTACCTGGCTTTCAGCCAGTCGCTATAACAATGAGTGGCTGTCAAAGCATCGTGGAAAGGCCCAACGCTGTGGACATAACCGGCGAGAGCGTCTTGGCGGTCAATGACTCATCGCGATCCGTTTCAGAACAGTCCGACCGTAACCGGTATATCGACTTGTAAGAAACTGCCAACCATGTCCACATTCCTGCTGCGCTTTTTCGTTCAGATAATGCCCAAACCTCGTTATCCCCCGTTGGTGCGGTTCATAGCCTTGGAGCTCGAGTGGATTCGTAAATATCAGGAGCCCAGACCGACGGAGAATACATAGAAACGATTGGATCCACACAGAAACGTGTGATTGGGGTTACTACTTAGGTAGGGTGTCGCAAGGCATGCTAATTAGGGGTTGTCCCCGCTCAGATTGTTTGTCGGTGAAATTCCAGATGACAATGACATCTGGAAACACAGTGCATGCTGAGCGAAGTGACGGTAAAAACAGAAAAGGCCTGCCGCTGCAGGCCCCATGAACATTTTGTTGAACCGCTACCACGGAAGGCGGGCGGCATAAGTGCACTTGCGTTTTAACACGAAAGATACACGTCTACGTGGGTCCTCCTGAAGGATTACATACCAGCCCTCGTCACAGAACTCCATTCTCCCAGGGTAGTATCTGTCTCCCACTCGTAATTCTACGGCATAGCCACAGTGTAGAGGACACTCCGTCTCCTCGTTCATGAAATACCACCGTCCGAAAAGTGGACTGAACTCAAGATGCCCTTTCATTACCCGTTCACCTCCATCCATGCTCGTTCCACGTGGCTTGTGTCCACAACCTGTTCTTCACGGGTTGCCGCGTCCAGTAACGCACCACGGCACAGTGTGTTCATCATTCTCGGATTCCCCTGACTCGTCTTCGCAATCAGTTTCACTGCATCTGCGGAAAAGATCATTTTCTCCTCGCCTACACAAGCCAGCTGTTTTGAGATATAGTCATGAACCTCGGATTCAGTCAGTCCCGTCATGTGGTAACGGATGTGAATACGTCCCGACAACGCAGAAAGAATTCGAAGCTTCATCGTTTCCCGCAGTTCACTCTGGCCCACCAACCAAAGGGAAATTGGAGAAAATGAGTCTGCTTTAAAGTTGTTCAGGAACCGAAATTCAGCAAGCATCTGCGGGTCTAGGTCTTGGGCTTCGTCTACGACAATGACAACTTGGCGACCTTTCTGGTAGCTCTCTTCGAGCACCTGGTGAGTGAGTACTTGGTTGTCCACCTGCCGGAATTTTGGTTGAATCTGTAGGCGTTCCAGGATGACACGGTATAGGGTCTTTGGTGTCAGTCCTGCGTTGGCAATGTACAGAAATCGGTACCGGCTATCATCCATTCGTTTCATGACAGCGCGGATTGCTGTTGTTTTACCAGTACCGGTGTCACCAGTGACCAAAGCAATTTGGCGGTGCTCTGCTGCGTACATAAGCCTCGCACAGAGTTCATTGTGGTTGTGAAACAGTACTAAGTCTTCAACGGGGATATCCCGGTCAAACGGTTCTCTTGTAAAACGAAAGAACTCAGTCATCATGTCCATTCACCTTCTTTCGTCGTACGCACAAATGACGTCCGGCCTAACTTCTCTTTTCGTTCCTGCTCTCTGTGCGTAGAAATGGTTTCAAGGAAAGAGATGCCTGGTTTTACGGTTGGTCCTTCCGTCTTTGCATCAGCCTGGGTTACACGTTTGTCGGTGTGACGGCGCAGTTTGAGAGGAACAGCATCTGCATATTGCTTGCCATCCCACCAGACTTGTATGTGGGCAAGGTTGTAGGGGTCATAGCGAAGCGAAACGGTCTGACCGACCAAAATCGGTTCGACCTCATAAGTGTTGCCTTGTACCCGAATACACGCTGTTTTGTCCACTTTGGCGGCGTACGTCCACTGAAACGCATCCTCAAGAACGACTGGGTCCACGAACCGCAACGAGCCATGGGACTCCATGACAACAACTGGCCGTTTCTTCAGTGTGCTGTGAACGCGTTGGTGGTACATCTTCTCTAACCACGCGGAAAAGTAGTGGTTCAAATCGTCGAGATTCGCAATTGTGCCGCGTTGCACACAGAGTTCAGCTTCTGGCCGAAACGAACGTTCCATGTAACCAAAGAATTTTTCTAATTTCCCGCGGCCCTGCGGGAGGAATGGGCGTGAATGGCGAATCTCAAAGCCGAGTCGTGCAGCCACCTCGGACAACTGTGTGGATTGGAAAATTTTCGCGTTGTCACAGTAGAACACACGGGGTGTCCCGTGAGAGATAATCGCCTTCTTCAAGGCGTGTTCTAGAGCAGGGAGGTTCTCTCGGAACGAAAAGAAGGCGTAGCAGATGTAACGGCTCTTGTCGTCAAGTACCGCAACTAACCTTGCCACGCGCATCTTCCCGGAAGAAGCCGGATCAGGGATTCGAAGCGAATCACAAACGTCACACTGCCAGATTTCATGCACTTCGTTCGCGGTGTACCGTTGCCACGTCCGCTGTTTACGAAGCGTCTTTGCTCGCTCAGCTCCTGCTTTGCGCAGGTGGGCCGCAAGCGTACTGCGACGAATGAATCCCTCGGGTGCCAATCCCTCTGTTTCAAGCATGACAATCAGCTGTTCCACTGTACGTAGAGGCTGTTCCTTACGTAGAGTAATCGCCCGTTCAATCACACTTTGTGGGAGCACACGCGGCCGGTCTTGGTCCGCTCGCTGTTCTGGATACAGAGCATCCAATCCATCTGTCCGGTAGCTGGCTAAATACCGCTCCAACGTTCGTTCTGAGAATCGCCGCACCTCTCCATTTGGCAATGTGTAGGTTTGCTTCGCTACCGCTTCAAGCATCGCTTTCTGTGCACCGCGTGGGGATTGCTGAAGTAGCGGAGCAATCAACCCATAGCGAAACAGAGCGATTTGCCGTCGCATCTCATCATCCATGTCGACCTTCTCCTTCCAATCTGAGATATCCTCATCTTGGCGCGGGTCCCATTCGCTCTGAAGATCGTTTTGTGTGGGATGAATTAGAAAATTAAGAGGAATCCACTGGGGAAAGCCCATACGACACCCTGTTCACCGACACCTTGGCAATGAAGCGGGACTATCCGTAAACACCATAAAATCGTATAGAGATGCATTTATATTGTTCTTTCGGTACCTCGAAGAATCCGATGTCTGCAAAATTAGCAAACTCAAGATGGATACGGTGAATGCGGACAATGTTGGCGGATTTCTGGATTGGCTGGAGCAGATTAGAGGTTGTAGTATCAGTTCAAGGAATCAGCGACTTGCGGCATTAAAGGCTTTCTGTAATTACGTGATACGCAAAAATCCGGAGGAAAGTGCCCTGTGTCAGGGTGTCCTGAAAATTCGTGTAAAGAAGGCCCCACAGAAATCGATTGAATACCTAAGCGTAGATGCTGTTGAGTATCTACTCAAAATACCTGACGGCCATTCTGAGCAGGGTCTCCGCGATCTTGCAATGATTGCACTGATGTATGAATCTGGATGCAGAGTTCCGGAACTGATTGATTTGAGGGTGGGTGATATCGTCTTCCGAAGCCCAAACACGGTTACCCTGACTGGTAAAGGAAATAAGGCGAGGGTGGTACCTATAAGCGGCAACGTTGCAGATATCATCAAAACTTATCTTAGATCCGCGGGTATCAGTGATAGGTCGCATCCAGTGTTTACGAACAGATTTGGTAATCCCTTATCGCGTTCGGGAGTGTCATATGTCCTTGATAAATGTTGTTGCGCGGCTCGTAGGGTAAGGCCAGACTTATATCCTCCAAGGCTGCATCCTCATCTGTTAAGGCATTCAAAAGCAATGCATCTGCTTGAAAATGGAGTGAATCTGATTTACATCAGGGATTTTCTTGGACATTCAT
The Alicyclobacillus curvatus genome window above contains:
- the kdpB gene encoding potassium-transporting ATPase subunit KdpB produces the protein MARNSKSMSPDIMKRAIWESFLKLDPRVLVRNPVMFVVEIGFVITLLLTIDVNLFGGGNPPSQRWYNLIVTVILLLTVLFGNFAEAVAEGRGKAQAESLRRTKTDLMANRKKDSGGYEQVPASTLHKGDLVRVEAGEMIPADGEVLEGLGSVDESAITGESAPVIRGAGGDFSSVTGGTKLLSDELIIRITVDPGESFLDKMIGLVEGASRQKTPNELALSVLLAGLTLIFLIVVVTLEPLAHYVHHTIDVATLIALLVCLIPTTIGALLSAIGIAGMDRVIRFNVIAKSGKAVEAAGDVNTLILDKTGTITIGNRLASEFLPVGSHSERELIEAAVISSLFDETPEGRSVVELAKEKDVTFVREQYSEAENVEFSADTRMSGLNLPDGTIIRKGAVDAIKKHVTEKGGLVPNDLDEKTEYVARAGGTPLAVIKDKEIFGLIYLKDIVKPGMRERFEELRKMGIKTVMCTGDNPLTAATIAQEAGVDDYIAEAKPEDKMRLIRNEQEQGKLVAMSGDGTNDAPALAQADVGLAMNTGTTAAKEAGNMIDLDSDPTKLIEVVSIGKQLLITRGAITTFSIANDVAKYFAIIPAIFMIAIPALKVLNIMHLTSWHSAILSALIFNAIIIPLLIPLAMKGIKYRPMSATQMLMRNLLIYGMGGVVAPFIGIKVIDLLLTMLGVANIGGV
- the kdpC gene encoding potassium-transporting ATPase subunit KdpC, which gives rise to MVNFWRAFRFTIVFAILLGLIYPLFVTGVGNVLFPFQAKGSIVDAKGHAVGSLLIAQNVTSPGLFHPRPSAVNYNASGSGGSNLGPTNPALVQEVKNNLQVVEQQNPGTPVATIPPEMVESSASGLDPDISVQDAMIQVPRISKATGISEAVLTDLINRYKQGPVLGIWGTHMVNVMQLNLVIEQRLGQ
- a CDS encoding histidine kinase codes for the protein MSSNTGEVFGTNPGQLKIFIGAAPGVGKTYTMLREAVSLKERGIDVVIGYVDVRDRPETRAQMDGLEVLPRKIIHFHHRVFEEVDIEAITERGPDVVVIDELAHSNAPGSMFPKRYMDVEYLLDMGISVLTTVNVQHIEGIHDEAEEITGIPVRELIPESLIKRADEVSVIDVTPETLRQRLRDGSIYPADRVDQALQNFFRKSNLSGLRELALRVVAEDVDERLERSYSRRRIPGPVGAKEVIMVCVSHYPRAVKLIGRGDRMAARMKADMYVLFIAGGGEDSLSEKERANLVKLKTLADECEGEFIIEPRNDRKTGEVIADVASRYNVTQIVIGQPAPDRKWELWRENPVRYLLRNLRYTDLRIVGWRDPPDTMLKLPKSSEVQSDGSQSPRLRGRLTIYVGAAPGVGKTYKMLQDARDWRKRGWDVVIGLIETHGRAETAAQIGDLEVISKREILLEGGRTYDEMDVDAIVRRKPSIVLVDELAHTNVPGCRREKRYQDIQYLLEQGINVVTAVNVQHLESLHDKVEHITGIKVRERIPDWFMKLAREIKLIDVTPETLQQRLVEGRIYARDKIERALDNFFQTANLAALRELALLEVADDVDQRIDRARKSRKWSQDTERILVCVNHRPHSEKLIRRGWRIADRLQAELWVLVVSSEEVMNPEDERDFAKIKHLSEQFDANFLSRPAVNHNIGLTIVQTAMELEVSQLVAGQPLAQRGVFSRFRPNPPDYVLEHAEFVDLHIVAYERD
- a CDS encoding DUF5348 domain-containing protein, encoding MKGHLEFSPLFGRWYFMNEETECPLHCGYAVELRVGDRYYPGRMEFCDEGWYVILQEDPRRRVSFVLKRKCTYAARLPW
- the tadA gene encoding Flp pilus assembly complex ATPase component TadA, with amino-acid sequence MMTEFFRFTREPFDRDIPVEDLVLFHNHNELCARLMYAAEHRQIALVTGDTGTGKTTAIRAVMKRMDDSRYRFLYIANAGLTPKTLYRVILERLQIQPKFRQVDNQVLTHQVLEESYQKGRQVVIVVDEAQDLDPQMLAEFRFLNNFKADSFSPISLWLVGQSELRETMKLRILSALSGRIHIRYHMTGLTESEVHDYISKQLACVGEEKMIFSADAVKLIAKTSQGNPRMMNTLCRGALLDAATREEQVVDTSHVERAWMEVNG
- a CDS encoding DDE-type integrase/transposase/recombinase, yielding MDDEMRRQIALFRYGLIAPLLQQSPRGAQKAMLEAVAKQTYTLPNGEVRRFSERTLERYLASYRTDGLDALYPEQRADQDRPRVLPQSVIERAITLRKEQPLRTVEQLIVMLETEGLAPEGFIRRSTLAAHLRKAGAERAKTLRKQRTWQRYTANEVHEIWQCDVCDSLRIPDPASSGKMRVARLVAVLDDKSRYICYAFFSFRENLPALEHALKKAIISHGTPRVFYCDNAKIFQSTQLSEVAARLGFEIRHSRPFLPQGRGKLEKFFGYMERSFRPEAELCVQRGTIANLDDLNHYFSAWLEKMYHQRVHSTLKKRPVVVMESHGSLRFVDPVVLEDAFQWTYAAKVDKTACIRVQGNTYEVEPILVGQTVSLRYDPYNLAHIQVWWDGKQYADAVPLKLRRHTDKRVTQADAKTEGPTVKPGISFLETISTHREQERKEKLGRTSFVRTTKEGEWT
- a CDS encoding tyrosine-type recombinase/integrase, whose translation is MDTVNADNVGGFLDWLEQIRGCSISSRNQRLAALKAFCNYVIRKNPEESALCQGVLKIRVKKAPQKSIEYLSVDAVEYLLKIPDGHSEQGLRDLAMIALMYESGCRVPELIDLRVGDIVFRSPNTVTLTGKGNKARVVPISGNVADIIKTYLRSAGISDRSHPVFTNRFGNPLSRSGVSYVLDKCCCAARRVRPDLYPPRLHPHLLRHSKAMHLLENGVNLIYIRDFLGHSSVTTTEIYARCNPELKRRYIEQASNLITESVDEYSDSEKESLLTWLRKNI